The genomic stretch TAACTGTCCCAGGCAAAGCGGTCGTCTCCCACCATCTCTGCCAAGGCGGATCTGGTATCGTCGTTCAGCCCCAGGTTTAAGATCGTGTCCATCATGCCAGGCATAGAGATCGGGGCTCCGGACCGAACGGACACGAGAAGCGGCTCGGGACCGGAGCCGAAGGTCCTGCCTGTCTGTCTCTCCAACCTCTCCAGAGCGGTCTCGACGTCGATCCAAAGAGACTGAACGAACTCCCTTCCCTCCTCCAGATAACGAAGACAGGCCTCGGTGGTAACGGTGAAACCTGGCGGAACGGCCAGCCCCTCCTTGACCATTTGGGCCAGGTTGGCCCCTTTCCCCCCTAGAAGAGCTTTCATGTCGGACGAACCTTCGGAAAAGTCGTAGACGTACTTGATCATGCTCCACCTCCTGGATCTAGATTCTATGTTCCCAAAAATAAAAATACACCTTCATAATAACATTTTACCGGACCTTATAAAAATAGCTTGTCCCTACCATAGCTTGTGCTAAACTCGAGACGCAACGGTAAAATAGATAGAGGAGGAAGGTTTTTGAGACATAACAGGACCCTTAAGGGAATGCTTGCCGAAACGAGGAGATTCATAAGGGAAGAGGGCAGGTCCCTGGTGGCCATAACCCTGGGGGCTATGATCTACGCCATGGCCATACAGCTTTTCGTAATTCCCGCCAAGCTTCCCGGAACGGGAGTCAACGGCATAGCTTTGCTGCTCAACTATATGTGGGGAATACCTCTGGCAATACCGATATGGGGGCTAAATGCGATTCTTTTCATGTACGGATGGAAGGTCCTCCCTAAGAGATTCACCCTTTGGAGCATATACGGAACCGTGATCTTCACCGCCTTTCTGAAGGTGGCGGAAACTTCCCTACCCGTGCCGGTGATAGACGACAGATTCCTCCTGATAGTGGTCGCCGGACTTCTCCAGGGGATCCCCTATGCTATGATATTCACCGCCGGAGGATCCCTCGGGGGAACCGACATCATCTCCATGGCGGTCCGCAGAAAGACGGGCATGGAGGTAAGTCAGTTCACCATGATAGCCAACATGCTGGTGATAGGGCTGTTCCTGATGGCGGTCAGCTTCGAGAACGTCGTTTACGGCGTGGTGCTGTCCTACATTACCACCACCGTCATGGGAGGCTCCATGAGGTCCTTCGGATTGAGGAAGGAAGCCCTGATCGTGAGCAGCGACCCGGACCGGGTGCGCCATTTCATAACCCAGGAGCTGGGAAGAGGGGTAACGGTGTTCATAGGCAGGGGAGGCTTCTCCGACTCGCCGAGAGACATACTCATGACCCTTCTGACCGCCAGGCAGGCCATGCTGCTCAAACAATATCTTCAGAAGACCGACCCGAAGGCGTTCTTGCGACTCGCCGACGCCACGGAGGTCCTGGGACGGGGCTTCGGCAGCTGGAAGAAGGACGTCTGATTCACTCTACTACTATAATAAAGGGAGGGGCGACCTAGGTCCAAGGCGTTCGTTTAACGTGTTGAAAAACATGTCAAAAAAACAGGGCGAAGCACCGTTTTAAGATTAATGAACATGGTACTTTTCCCTGTTTTTTGTAGAATATTCTATTTCCCGGTTTCTATGTAACTTTCGTGAGGATTATGTTTTTAAGTCTATTTCTACCTGCTCTACGATTTTTGCAAGACTTCCAAATACCCAGTGCGGGATTGAACTTCTAGCGGGTATCTTCAAACCACCCAGTGTCCTGTTCGCTTGTCTGCCGTAGCTGTAACGGAAACGGTTCTCCCTGATACACGAAGCATAGTATAGAAGTTCTTCAGCACACATACTTTCTCTAGGAACAAGATAGAAAAGGTGAAACCCCGAATAGAACGGTTCAAGCTGCAAAAAAGTCTCCAAAACTGATCCACCCCCAGCGACAGTAAGAACTCCGCCTTGTATTGGAGATATGTCAGGCAATAGCTTGACCCGAGCACTTATCCCGTTGTTTTTTGAGGACCGGGAAACGAAATTGACACCGGTACCGTTTTCGGCAGGCTCAAGGGCGTTCAGTTCAAGGTTTGTACCATAAAAAACATTGAACAGATCGGAGACCGAAACAAATGTTTCTGTTTGATCGGTGGCTGTTATATCAATTGCTTCGGTTGACAAAGACATTAATCGGGATAGGGACGAAAAATTATTTTTGAAAATTTTTTCATTAACCCAATCTGGGACTGTAGGCAATTCTATTTGCTTTAGTCTATCCCCTTTAGGTTTTCGTCCATAAGAGAATTTATGTCGATTCATAGAGATGCAACGAGCATAGTAGAGTTTTTCGTTTACGCTCATATCACGTTTTGGAAGCAAGACGGCGACGTTGCTATTACATGCGAATCTAAATTTCGACACATAAGAGTAGCTGTGACTACCGGCCCCATCTGTTGACACAAAAAGTGTTCCCTCTGGGTAAATATTGTCGCTCCCTATTTCAGATTCGGGAACCCATCCAGCAATAGTCCTTTGTTGTGTTTTCGCTGGACGCAGATAAGGGACATGATTCGGCGCTGGATGGTGAGATATTGACAACCTGGAGCTAGCGACCCCATTTCGCACGTCGAACAACTCATCAAGCGTCATTACCGGATTCTCCTTCCTCATTTTTCACAGATGCTCCGCCCTGCACATCAAGCATTAGATTAAAAAGAATAAATCTTTTTA from Dethiosulfovibrio russensis encodes the following:
- a CDS encoding YitT family protein; translated protein: MRHNRTLKGMLAETRRFIREEGRSLVAITLGAMIYAMAIQLFVIPAKLPGTGVNGIALLLNYMWGIPLAIPIWGLNAILFMYGWKVLPKRFTLWSIYGTVIFTAFLKVAETSLPVPVIDDRFLLIVVAGLLQGIPYAMIFTAGGSLGGTDIISMAVRRKTGMEVSQFTMIANMLVIGLFLMAVSFENVVYGVVLSYITTTVMGGSMRSFGLRKEALIVSSDPDRVRHFITQELGRGVTVFIGRGGFSDSPRDILMTLLTARQAMLLKQYLQKTDPKAFLRLADATEVLGRGFGSWKKDV
- a CDS encoding restriction endonuclease subunit S; the protein is MRKENPVMTLDELFDVRNGVASSRLSISHHPAPNHVPYLRPAKTQQRTIAGWVPESEIGSDNIYPEGTLFVSTDGAGSHSYSYVSKFRFACNSNVAVLLPKRDMSVNEKLYYARCISMNRHKFSYGRKPKGDRLKQIELPTVPDWVNEKIFKNNFSSLSRLMSLSTEAIDITATDQTETFVSVSDLFNVFYGTNLELNALEPAENGTGVNFVSRSSKNNGISARVKLLPDISPIQGGVLTVAGGGSVLETFLQLEPFYSGFHLFYLVPRESMCAEELLYYASCIRENRFRYSYGRQANRTLGGLKIPARSSIPHWVFGSLAKIVEQVEIDLKT